The Nicotiana tabacum cultivar K326 chromosome 14, ASM71507v2, whole genome shotgun sequence genome contains a region encoding:
- the LOC107773737 gene encoding uncharacterized protein LOC107773737 → MASRNVQSKMVARRKLHYLRTLTNSKSVKKSSIIFDAFVYILKLRLQLEAIQREYHHLLNHVQEVKVEKLIGKRFVVKVTCKKGKEMLVSILEAFEEMKLNVVQARVTSRYFFGMEAIVETEDEALDVRAMTKAVQLAIQKK, encoded by the exons ATGGCATCAAGAAATGTTCAGAGTAAAATGGTTGCCCGTAGAAAGCTTCATTATTTACGAACTCTTACCAACTCCAAATCA gtGAAAAAGAGCTCTATCATCTTTGATGCCTTCGTTTACATTCTCAAGCTGAGACTCCAGCTAGAAGCCATCCAAAGAGAGTATCACCACCTCTTAAACCATGTTCAa GAAGTGAAGGTGGAGAAGTTAATTGGGAAAAGATTTGTGGTGAAAGTGACTTGCAAAAAGGGCAAAGAAATGCTAGTTTCAATTTTAGAGGCTTTTGAAGAGATGAAACTGAATGTTGTTCAAGCTAGGGTTACCAGCAGGTACTTCTTTGGAATGGAAGCAATTGTAGAAACTGAAGATGAAGCTTTGGATGTAAGAGCTATGACTAAAGCAGTTCAATTGGCAATCCAGAAGAAGTAA